One Mangrovimonas cancribranchiae DNA segment encodes these proteins:
- the rodA gene encoding rod shape-determining protein RodA, whose protein sequence is MYRETNRYFKFDWITIILFLLLVGYGWLNILSASHVGETVNYLDFSQPYGKQLMFIFLTFILIVLVLAIDAKFYERFSSVIYIIAMLSLIGLFFFGKNVNGATSWYGIGGMTIQPSEFAKTATALAVAKYISDLNTDIKTFKDQIRIFTIIAIPALLILLQNDAGSTIVYASFFFVLYREGLPKIYLTIGVLLILIAISALKFGTLATILGTSAIILTYHFTRRRKPAFYKTLFTIVACSVLAFGVKFFYNNILQPHQQNRITLWLRLEKDPAKLELMKKREAYNLIQSEQAISSGGWTGKGFLEGTRTTGKFVPEQHTDYIFSTVGEEWGFVGSVFVIILFVLLLLRILHLAELQKSQFSRIYGYSVAAIMFTHFMINIGMVMGLIPTIGIPLPFFSYGGSGLWGFTILLFIFIKLDSNRINEW, encoded by the coding sequence ATGTATAGAGAAACTAATAGATATTTTAAATTTGATTGGATTACCATTATCCTTTTTCTACTATTAGTAGGTTATGGCTGGCTTAATATTTTATCGGCTTCACATGTTGGAGAAACGGTTAACTATCTAGATTTTTCTCAGCCATATGGTAAACAACTCATGTTTATTTTTCTAACCTTTATCCTTATTGTGCTTGTTTTAGCTATAGATGCCAAGTTTTACGAGCGGTTTTCAAGTGTTATCTATATTATAGCAATGCTCTCTTTAATAGGACTTTTTTTCTTTGGAAAAAATGTTAATGGGGCTACTTCATGGTATGGTATAGGTGGCATGACCATACAACCAAGTGAATTTGCTAAAACCGCAACAGCCTTGGCTGTAGCCAAATACATTAGCGACCTTAACACCGATATAAAAACATTTAAAGATCAAATAAGAATATTTACCATAATTGCTATTCCCGCACTTTTAATTTTATTACAAAACGATGCAGGAAGTACTATAGTCTACGCCTCATTTTTTTTCGTTTTATATAGAGAAGGTTTACCCAAAATATACCTCACCATTGGCGTTTTACTTATACTCATTGCTATATCTGCCCTAAAATTTGGCACTCTAGCCACAATATTAGGAACGTCAGCAATTATTTTAACTTATCATTTTACAAGAAGAAGAAAACCCGCTTTCTACAAAACATTATTTACTATTGTGGCATGTAGTGTATTAGCTTTTGGTGTGAAGTTTTTTTACAATAATATCCTTCAACCACACCAACAAAATAGAATTACGCTTTGGCTACGCTTAGAAAAAGATCCAGCCAAACTTGAACTTATGAAAAAACGTGAGGCATACAACCTTATACAATCTGAGCAAGCCATTAGCTCTGGTGGTTGGACAGGAAAAGGGTTTTTAGAAGGCACAAGAACCACTGGAAAGTTTGTTCCAGAACAACATACCGACTATATATTTAGTACTGTTGGCGAAGAATGGGGCTTTGTAGGAAGCGTGTTTGTTATTATACTTTTTGTATTACTTTTATTAAGAATACTTCATCTAGCCGAACTTCAAAAATCGCAATTCAGTAGAATTTATGGATACAGTGTTGCCGCAATTATGTTTACCCATTTTATGATAAACATAGGTATGGTAATGGGATTAATTCCTACTATTGGTATTCCCTTACCATTTTTTAGCTATGGTGGTTCTGGACTTTGGGGCTTTACAATTTTACTATTTATTTTTATAAAGCTAGATTCTAATAGAATTAACGAATGGTAA
- the gldC gene encoding gliding motility protein GldC, with translation MANIKSTIELNVELDENRVPEKLTWNAQDGGIKNEEAKAMMLSVWDSEKQESLRIDLWTKDMPVDEMKVFFHQTLVAMSNTFKRATQDEKMSATMMDFCDYFAEKLEITKK, from the coding sequence ATGGCAAATATAAAGTCAACCATAGAATTAAACGTAGAATTAGACGAGAATCGTGTACCTGAAAAGCTAACTTGGAATGCGCAAGATGGCGGGATAAAAAATGAAGAAGCCAAAGCGATGATGCTATCGGTTTGGGATAGCGAAAAGCAAGAATCTTTACGTATAGATTTATGGACAAAAGATATGCCTGTAGATGAGATGAAAGTGTTTTTTCACCAAACCTTAGTAGCTATGAGCAATACCTTTAAACGCGCTACCCAAGACGAAAAAATGAGTGCTACAATGATGGATTTTTGCGATTACTTTGCCGAGAAATTAGAAATCACAAAAAAGTAA
- the gldB gene encoding gliding motility lipoprotein GldB translates to MKKSVLLFIVLIICFSCNKDSGIEKQIAGIDVDFTIERFDLAFKEATPKDLPKLKSAYPFMFPRQYKDAFWVDRMRDTLQQELLEETKKTFPDLKQERQDIESLFQHLKFYFPNAFKVPRVVTTTSNVDYRNKVIVTDTIVLISLDTYLGEDHKFYQGIQKYLRTNFDKSQMSIDLAKKYSENYIYQEQKKTLLDEMIYFGKQLYFAENMLPKKEKHHIIGYAEDDYLWAERNESQIWRYFLERELLFSTDSKLPSRFINPAPFSKFYLEEIDSESPGEIGKYMGWQIVKAYMKNNDVSLKQMLLKSTEDIFNNSKFKPKR, encoded by the coding sequence ATGAAAAAATCTGTGTTGCTTTTTATCGTTTTGATTATATGCTTTTCCTGTAATAAAGATAGCGGTATTGAAAAACAAATAGCAGGTATAGATGTCGATTTTACTATAGAACGATTTGATCTTGCTTTTAAAGAAGCCACACCCAAAGATTTGCCTAAACTTAAGTCGGCTTATCCGTTTATGTTTCCTCGTCAATATAAAGATGCTTTTTGGGTAGATAGGATGAGAGACACTTTGCAGCAAGAACTTCTTGAAGAAACCAAAAAAACATTTCCCGATTTAAAACAAGAACGTCAAGATATAGAAAGCTTATTCCAGCATTTAAAATTCTATTTTCCAAATGCATTTAAAGTACCTAGAGTAGTTACTACAACATCGAATGTAGATTACCGAAATAAAGTAATCGTAACAGATACTATCGTATTAATTTCTTTAGATACCTATTTAGGTGAAGACCATAAGTTTTATCAAGGTATACAAAAGTATCTAAGAACGAATTTTGATAAATCGCAAATGAGTATTGATTTAGCTAAGAAGTACTCAGAAAACTATATTTATCAAGAGCAAAAGAAAACACTTTTAGATGAGATGATTTACTTTGGGAAACAACTCTATTTTGCAGAGAACATGCTACCAAAAAAAGAAAAGCATCACATTATAGGCTATGCTGAAGATGACTACCTATGGGCAGAAAGGAATGAAAGCCAGATTTGGCGCTATTTTTTAGAAAGAGAATTGTTGTTTAGTACAGATTCCAAACTTCCTAGTAGATTTATTAATCCTGCACCATTTTCTAAATTTTATTTAGAAGAAATAGATAGTGAGTCACCTGGAGAAATAGGAAAATATATGGGCTGGCAAATAGTAAAAGCCTATATGAAAAACAACGATGTTTCTTTAAAACAAATGCTTTTAAAGTCAACAGAAGATATTTTTAATAACTCTAAATTTAAACCAAAACGATAA
- the nadE gene encoding NAD(+) synthase has protein sequence MQTEKVVNHIVNWLKDYANNAKINGFVIGVSGGIDSAVTSTLCAKTGLDVLVLEMPIHQAQSQVNRAINHVNWLQSNHTNVLMTQVNLTPVFDSLVQALPSVKNEEDRFMSLANTRARLRMTTLYYFAALNNYLVAGTGNKVEDFGVGFYTKYGDGGVDLSPIADLLKTEVYEIAKYLGINQEIIDAQPTDGLWGDDRTDEDQIGASYPELEWAMAMVEKGKSEADFSGRELEVFKIYKRYNSNNKHKMVPIPVCEIPESLK, from the coding sequence ATGCAAACAGAAAAAGTAGTTAATCATATTGTAAATTGGTTAAAAGATTATGCTAATAACGCTAAAATTAATGGTTTTGTTATAGGGGTTTCTGGCGGAATAGACTCTGCAGTTACCTCAACCTTGTGTGCCAAAACAGGATTAGATGTTTTAGTTTTAGAAATGCCTATCCACCAAGCCCAATCGCAAGTTAATCGCGCTATTAATCATGTTAATTGGCTACAGTCTAACCACACAAATGTTTTGATGACTCAAGTTAACTTAACCCCTGTTTTTGACAGTCTTGTCCAGGCACTACCTTCGGTAAAAAATGAAGAAGACAGGTTTATGTCTTTAGCCAATACAAGAGCACGTTTACGAATGACCACACTCTATTATTTTGCAGCATTAAACAACTACCTAGTCGCTGGAACAGGAAATAAAGTGGAAGATTTTGGCGTAGGATTTTACACTAAATATGGCGATGGTGGGGTAGATTTAAGCCCGATAGCAGATTTACTTAAAACAGAAGTGTATGAGATTGCTAAATACTTAGGCATAAACCAAGAAATTATTGACGCCCAGCCAACCGATGGTCTTTGGGGAGATGACAGGACAGACGAAGACCAAATAGGCGCTTCTTATCCGGAATTAGAATGGGCAATGGCTATGGTAGAAAAAGGAAAGTCTGAAGCTGATTTTTCTGGAAGAGAATTAGAAGTTTTTAAAATTTATAAAAGATATAATAGCAATAATAAACATAAAATGGTCCCAATACCTGTTTGCGAAATTCCAGAAAGTTTAAAGTAG
- a CDS encoding response regulator transcription factor — translation MIKLLVADSHPIIRKGIELIFVASQNIRVVGGVSNGEAIFDFLRHHQADVILCEVDLPKLNGITALRRLSKEYPDINVLIFTAQPEEIYALNTIKAGASGYLSKMANIITLKEAITKVSQGETYLSPNLTEQLSYRRKINRRSGSYYKKLSTREIEVLKLLSVGKKNKEIAQELEINEKTVSTYKSRLMKKLDVNNIVDLVNRAKLMNV, via the coding sequence ATGATTAAACTATTGGTTGCAGATAGTCATCCCATTATTCGTAAAGGGATTGAATTAATTTTTGTGGCATCACAAAACATAAGAGTTGTTGGTGGTGTTAGCAATGGCGAGGCTATTTTCGATTTTTTAAGACATCATCAAGCCGATGTTATTCTTTGTGAAGTGGATTTACCAAAACTTAATGGCATTACTGCCCTTAGACGACTCTCAAAAGAATACCCAGACATTAATGTGTTAATATTTACCGCTCAACCCGAGGAAATTTACGCATTGAATACTATAAAAGCTGGCGCTTCTGGTTACCTGTCTAAAATGGCCAATATTATAACACTTAAAGAAGCCATTACTAAAGTAAGTCAAGGCGAAACCTATTTAAGTCCCAACTTAACAGAGCAATTATCGTATAGACGAAAAATAAACAGGCGCTCAGGATCTTACTACAAAAAACTATCCACTAGAGAAATTGAGGTGTTAAAATTATTATCGGTAGGTAAGAAAAATAAAGAAATTGCACAAGAGTTAGAGATAAACGAAAAAACCGTTAGCACCTACAAATCGCGTTTAATGAAAAAGTTAGACGTGAACAATATTGTTGATTTGGTTAATCGTGCAAAATTAATGAATGTTTAA
- the dnaG gene encoding DNA primase, whose amino-acid sequence MISKFTIDKVFETARVEEVIGDFVQLKKAGSNFKGLSPFSDERTPSFMVSPVKQIWKDFSTGKGGNAVAFLMEHEHFTYPEAIKYLAKKYSIEIEETQQTNEQKEKANERESLYLVSDFANTYFQKTLHKTNQGKAIGLSYFKERGFTPETIEKFDLGYSLDEWQAFSDEALKKGYKMEFLEKTGLTIVKGDKHFDRFKGRVMFPIKSMSGRVLGFGGRILTNDKKAAKYLNSPESDIYHKSKVLYGIYNAKQAIAKEDNCFLVEGYTDVIQFYQTGIHNVVSSSGTALTPEQIRLINRLTNNITVLFDGDAAGIRASLRGIDLILEQGMNVKVCSFPEGEDPDSFARENTLEELATYLENHATDFIRYKASILVNEAKDDPVKRAETIKDIVNSISKIPDRIKQEIYLRECSKIMDISETVLFSTLQQLTQKEISNANKQYKKEQQQKAFEVVKNEPQRKTVDVQYELERKIIQILLLYGNRTETFDDLLLKENEENELVLESEEMEAKVFQKIYLDLQEDEMEFTNDHFKTLYYNIIDKLNQNPEYAVENLVNDVSPDVASEITTILMEDERYELSNWQIQNIFPKEKTDTVAQLVNQTILNLRSYLISRKIDELSEEVKNNIQEQHPTILEDVMNYKKLDNLLSRKLDKPL is encoded by the coding sequence TTGATATCAAAATTCACCATAGATAAAGTTTTTGAAACCGCTCGTGTAGAGGAGGTTATTGGCGATTTTGTGCAGTTAAAAAAGGCGGGAAGTAACTTTAAAGGATTAAGTCCGTTTAGCGACGAACGCACACCAAGTTTTATGGTATCGCCTGTAAAGCAAATCTGGAAAGATTTTAGCACCGGAAAAGGGGGTAATGCCGTCGCTTTTTTAATGGAACACGAGCATTTTACCTATCCAGAAGCCATAAAATACTTAGCTAAAAAGTATAGCATTGAAATTGAAGAAACCCAGCAAACTAACGAGCAAAAAGAAAAAGCTAATGAGCGTGAGAGTTTGTATCTGGTAAGCGATTTTGCAAACACCTATTTTCAGAAAACATTACATAAAACCAATCAAGGTAAAGCCATTGGTTTAAGCTATTTTAAAGAACGTGGTTTTACCCCAGAAACAATTGAAAAGTTCGATTTAGGCTATTCGCTTGATGAATGGCAAGCGTTTTCAGACGAAGCCTTAAAAAAAGGCTATAAAATGGAGTTCCTTGAAAAAACAGGACTTACCATTGTTAAAGGAGACAAGCACTTCGATAGGTTTAAAGGGCGCGTTATGTTCCCTATAAAAAGTATGAGTGGACGTGTTTTAGGTTTTGGCGGACGTATTTTAACAAACGATAAAAAAGCGGCTAAATACCTAAACTCTCCAGAAAGCGATATTTATCATAAAAGTAAAGTGCTTTATGGTATTTACAATGCTAAACAAGCTATAGCAAAAGAGGATAATTGCTTTTTAGTTGAAGGTTATACCGATGTTATTCAGTTTTATCAAACAGGAATACACAATGTGGTGTCATCATCTGGGACAGCCTTAACACCAGAACAAATAAGGTTAATTAACAGATTGACTAACAACATAACGGTTTTGTTTGATGGTGATGCAGCCGGAATACGCGCGTCGCTTCGTGGTATCGATTTAATCCTCGAGCAAGGTATGAATGTAAAAGTGTGTAGTTTTCCTGAAGGTGAAGATCCCGATAGTTTTGCTAGAGAAAACACCTTAGAAGAGTTAGCCACATATTTAGAAAATCACGCTACAGATTTTATACGCTATAAAGCGTCTATATTAGTAAACGAAGCTAAAGACGATCCCGTTAAACGTGCCGAGACTATTAAAGACATTGTAAATAGCATTTCTAAAATACCAGACCGGATTAAGCAAGAAATTTATTTAAGAGAATGTTCTAAAATAATGGACATTAGCGAAACGGTTTTGTTTAGCACGCTTCAGCAATTAACCCAAAAAGAAATTAGCAATGCTAATAAGCAATATAAAAAAGAGCAACAACAAAAAGCTTTCGAGGTTGTAAAAAACGAACCTCAAAGAAAAACGGTTGATGTTCAATATGAATTGGAACGAAAAATCATCCAAATTTTATTGCTTTATGGTAATCGTACCGAAACTTTCGATGATTTATTGTTAAAAGAAAACGAAGAGAATGAGCTTGTACTAGAGTCTGAAGAAATGGAAGCCAAAGTGTTTCAGAAAATATATTTAGATTTACAAGAGGATGAAATGGAGTTTACAAACGATCATTTTAAAACACTTTACTACAATATAATTGATAAACTAAATCAGAACCCTGAGTACGCTGTAGAGAATTTAGTAAATGATGTTTCGCCAGACGTCGCTTCTGAAATAACGACTATTCTTATGGAAGATGAACGGTATGAACTTTCCAATTGGCAAATACAAAATATTTTCCCTAAGGAGAAGACCGATACTGTAGCACAATTAGTGAATCAAACAATTTTAAACTTAAGAAGTTATTTAATTTCTAGAAAAATTGATGAGTTAAGTGAAGAGGTGAAAAACAATATTCAAGAACAACATCCTACTATTTTGGAAGATGTTATGAACTATAAGAAATTAGATAATTTATTATCCAGAAAACTAGATAAGCCGCTTTAA
- a CDS encoding RNA polymerase sigma factor translates to MKVIQLYNNEENLIKRALKNKRNAQQTLFDLHAPKMLSVCRYYIKDVHKAEEVMLNGFLKVFTNLKSYKAAGSFEGWIRRIMVREAISFLRKQKHVEFSMEEMSLPNTCSDNITSNMNVAQIQQLIDQLPEGYKMVFVLYAIEGYKHSEIAKMLQITEGTSKSQLFKARQMLQQQIIKQNKIENGTT, encoded by the coding sequence TTGAAAGTCATTCAACTATACAATAACGAAGAAAACCTTATAAAAAGGGCTTTAAAAAACAAGCGTAATGCACAACAAACGTTGTTTGATTTGCATGCGCCCAAAATGTTGAGTGTTTGTAGGTATTACATAAAAGATGTCCATAAAGCAGAAGAAGTGATGTTAAATGGATTTTTAAAGGTGTTTACCAACTTAAAAAGTTATAAAGCGGCAGGAAGTTTTGAAGGTTGGATAAGACGCATTATGGTTAGAGAAGCGATTTCATTTTTAAGAAAGCAAAAGCATGTCGAGTTTTCTATGGAAGAGATGTCTTTACCCAACACATGTTCAGATAATATAACATCTAATATGAATGTGGCGCAAATTCAACAACTTATAGACCAGCTTCCAGAAGGTTATAAAATGGTATTTGTACTCTATGCTATAGAAGGGTATAAACATAGTGAGATTGCTAAAATGTTACAAATAACCGAAGGAACTTCAAAATCGCAGTTGTTTAAAGCACGACAAATGCTACAGCAACAAATTATTAAGCAAAATAAGATTGAAAATGGCACCACTTAA
- a CDS encoding polyprenyl synthetase family protein yields MKVVEQIKQPIAFEMELFEQKFQLSMSSKVALLNRITHYIVNRKGKQMRPMFVFLVAKMMNNGEVSERTYRGASVIELIHTATLVHDDVVDDSNRRRGFFSINALWKNKIAVLVGDYLLSKGLLLSIDNNDFDLLKIISVAVREMSEGELLQIEKARKLDITEAVYYEIIRQKTATLIAACCSLGAASVKPNSPEVETMRKFGELIGMAFQIKDDLFDYGEEKIGKPTGIDIKEQKMTLPLIYVLNNCSPKEKKWLINSIKNHNKDKKRVKEVIAFVKANNGLEYAISVMEKFQREALSILEKYPPSEFKDSLELMVNYVIDRKK; encoded by the coding sequence TTGAAAGTCGTTGAACAAATAAAACAACCCATTGCTTTTGAAATGGAACTTTTCGAACAAAAGTTCCAACTGTCTATGTCTTCAAAAGTGGCGCTGCTTAATAGGATTACGCATTATATTGTGAACCGTAAAGGCAAACAAATGCGTCCTATGTTTGTATTTTTGGTTGCTAAAATGATGAATAATGGTGAGGTGAGCGAAAGAACATATCGCGGTGCTTCGGTTATAGAATTGATACATACAGCTACCTTAGTACATGACGATGTAGTAGATGATAGTAATAGGCGTCGTGGTTTTTTCTCAATAAATGCCCTTTGGAAAAATAAAATTGCGGTATTAGTTGGTGATTATCTGCTTTCAAAAGGCTTGTTGCTTTCTATAGATAATAACGATTTCGATTTACTTAAAATTATTTCGGTTGCTGTTCGCGAAATGAGCGAAGGCGAGTTACTTCAAATAGAAAAGGCTAGAAAATTAGATATTACCGAAGCTGTTTATTATGAAATTATTCGTCAAAAAACAGCGACACTAATTGCCGCATGTTGCAGTTTAGGAGCCGCTTCTGTAAAGCCTAATTCGCCAGAAGTAGAAACCATGCGTAAGTTTGGTGAACTTATAGGAATGGCTTTTCAAATAAAAGATGATTTGTTTGATTATGGAGAAGAAAAAATAGGCAAACCAACAGGGATAGATATTAAAGAACAAAAAATGACACTGCCTTTAATTTATGTTCTTAATAATTGCTCGCCTAAAGAGAAAAAATGGCTTATAAACTCCATTAAAAACCATAATAAGGATAAGAAACGTGTAAAAGAAGTTATTGCTTTTGTTAAGGCTAATAACGGTTTGGAGTATGCTATTTCTGTTATGGAAAAATTTCAAAGAGAAGCCTTAAGTATTTTAGAAAAATACCCACCTTCAGAGTTTAAAGATTCGCTAGAACTTATGGTGAATTATGTTATTGATAGAAAAAAATAG
- a CDS encoding T9SS-dependent choice-of-anchor J family protein, with protein MKKTTLFYTIFTLFSFFSIKAQNDCASAASISEGVTSVPAIDGTVQTTICDGGDTPTLAEWYSFNAPSSGVITITTELAVNTGDDTNLSVYTGTCGSLTCLVSNDDIDLMGGNYLSEVSFVAESGTTYYIVFDDRWSATGFDFELTLTSVTCPTYPVAPPYTADFNQQYEVITCWETIDADGDGLGWGQVDYDLDDDGNPDGNPCLVSASWNSGTGALTPDNWIISGGIDLTGYSPTDDIELTWKARGIDASYADENYTLYVASGNQTSDFTASAVSFNEIIGQNGGAGNTFVDRSLDISSLAGQIVYFAFRHHDVFDEFVLNIDDVSVTASLSIEENQISSFKHFYNSETKTLKLSSSSVPFNNITIFNMLGQTVLGKPLSKTEELINMSNQSDGVYFAKVNLGEKTKTLKFIKQ; from the coding sequence ATGAAAAAAACTACTTTATTTTACACTATTTTTACTCTATTTAGCTTTTTCAGTATTAAAGCTCAGAATGATTGCGCCTCTGCCGCTAGCATTAGCGAAGGTGTTACTTCTGTCCCTGCTATTGATGGTACTGTTCAAACTACTATATGCGATGGTGGAGATACTCCAACACTTGCAGAGTGGTATTCTTTTAACGCTCCTTCATCTGGAGTTATTACAATTACAACTGAATTGGCAGTAAATACTGGAGACGACACCAACCTTTCTGTTTATACAGGGACTTGTGGTTCGCTTACCTGCTTAGTAAGTAATGATGATATTGACTTAATGGGAGGAAACTATTTATCTGAAGTCAGCTTTGTTGCTGAAAGCGGCACCACTTACTACATTGTTTTTGATGACCGTTGGTCAGCCACTGGTTTTGACTTTGAACTTACACTAACCTCGGTTACTTGCCCTACATATCCAGTAGCACCACCTTACACGGCAGATTTTAACCAACAATACGAAGTTATTACTTGTTGGGAGACAATTGATGCTGATGGAGATGGACTTGGTTGGGGACAAGTTGATTATGATTTAGATGATGATGGAAACCCTGATGGAAATCCGTGTTTAGTTAGTGCCTCTTGGAACTCTGGTACTGGTGCATTAACACCTGATAACTGGATTATCTCTGGTGGTATAGATTTAACTGGGTATTCGCCTACTGACGATATAGAACTAACTTGGAAAGCAAGAGGAATTGATGCTTCTTATGCTGATGAAAACTACACTCTTTATGTGGCGTCTGGCAATCAAACCTCAGACTTTACTGCTAGTGCAGTTAGTTTCAATGAAATTATTGGTCAAAATGGCGGTGCTGGCAACACATTTGTAGACAGATCGTTAGATATCAGTTCTCTTGCAGGACAAATTGTGTACTTTGCTTTTAGACACCATGATGTGTTTGATGAATTTGTATTAAACATAGATGACGTTTCTGTGACAGCTTCATTAAGTATTGAAGAGAATCAAATTAGTTCTTTCAAACATTTTTACAACTCTGAGACTAAAACATTAAAATTAAGTTCATCTAGTGTTCCTTTTAATAATATAACAATTTTTAATATGCTAGGGCAAACTGTTTTAGGTAAGCCATTATCTAAAACTGAAGAATTAATTAATATGTCTAACCAAAGTGATGGTGTATACTTCGCTAAGGTTAACTTAGGTGAAAAAACAAAAACGTTAAAGTTTATTAAGCAATAA
- the rlmN gene encoding 23S rRNA (adenine(2503)-C(2))-methyltransferase RlmN, translated as MKTKKKDIRALSKEQLRDFFIGEGDQAFRGNQVYEWLWSKGAHSFDDMTNISKQTRTMLDDNFVINHIKVDQLQRSNDGTIKNAVKLHDGLIVESVLIPTSTRTTACVSSQVGCSLDCKFCATARLKRMRNLNPDEIFDQVKAIDNESRLYFDRPLSNIVFMGMGEPLMNYNNVLKAIDKITSPEGLGMSPKRITVSTSGVPKMIKKMADEEVKFKLAVSLHSAIDEVRTSIMPFNATFPLKDLREALEYWYAKTKNRITYEYVVWKGINDKQKDVDALVQFCKFAPSKVNLIEYNPIDDGDFQQANEEALQMYINTLERNNITVTVRRSRGKDIDAACGQLANKS; from the coding sequence ATGAAGACAAAAAAGAAAGACATACGAGCCTTAAGTAAAGAGCAATTGCGTGATTTTTTTATAGGAGAAGGCGACCAAGCGTTTCGTGGCAATCAAGTGTACGAATGGTTGTGGAGCAAAGGCGCACATAGTTTTGATGATATGACTAATATCTCAAAACAAACCAGAACAATGTTAGATGATAACTTTGTTATCAATCATATAAAGGTCGATCAATTACAACGTAGTAACGATGGTACGATAAAAAATGCAGTTAAACTTCACGATGGATTAATTGTTGAATCGGTTTTAATTCCAACATCAACAAGAACAACAGCCTGTGTGTCGTCGCAAGTGGGATGTAGCTTAGATTGTAAGTTCTGTGCAACAGCTAGACTTAAACGTATGCGAAACCTGAACCCAGATGAAATCTTCGATCAGGTTAAAGCCATAGACAACGAAAGTCGTTTATATTTCGATCGTCCGTTAAGTAATATTGTTTTTATGGGTATGGGCGAACCTTTAATGAATTACAATAATGTATTAAAAGCTATTGATAAAATTACCTCTCCTGAAGGATTAGGAATGTCGCCCAAACGAATTACGGTGTCAACTTCGGGGGTGCCTAAAATGATTAAAAAGATGGCCGATGAAGAGGTGAAATTCAAATTAGCAGTATCCTTACACTCTGCTATAGATGAGGTTCGTACGTCTATCATGCCATTTAATGCTACATTTCCATTAAAGGACTTAAGAGAAGCTTTAGAATATTGGTATGCTAAAACTAAAAATAGAATAACTTACGAATACGTGGTTTGGAAAGGTATTAACGATAAACAAAAAGATGTTGATGCCTTAGTACAGTTTTGCAAATTTGCACCAAGCAAAGTCAATTTAATAGAATACAACCCTATAGATGATGGCGATTTTCAACAAGCTAATGAAGAAGCGCTTCAAATGTATATAAATACATTAGAAAGAAATAATATAACCGTAACGGTAAGGCGTTCTCGTGGTAAAGACATTGATGCCGCCTGCGGACAATTAGCAAATAAGAGTTAA